Proteins from one Rosa chinensis cultivar Old Blush chromosome 7, RchiOBHm-V2, whole genome shotgun sequence genomic window:
- the LOC112176601 gene encoding mitotic spindle checkpoint protein BUBR1, with amino-acid sequence MAESGIEIEKIEMLDPESEFLASNRESGNEWELFKENVRPLKRGRKVEILNDALKAQTDNQLKKSLFEQRRRLIQAIDEYEGDDPLQPWLECIKWVQEAFPPGGDFSGLVVIYEQCVRTFWHSDRYKDDLRYLKVWLEYAENCADAEVIFSFLDANEIGKTHSQYYISYALLMESKNKVKAANEILNLGISRNAQPTEKLNDAFRKFLARSMRRPPKAPEEDSAEKRLPTRSFGTVLAKGENRLQTSESSGLLKKNVKLDRGRVPLSIYKEDSDSLDQSEVSKKDVNSWHTLGPRAERNKENSAIPSKWTSYKVRQRPVPRIGGAAATSACIEIFVDEECEETHRMNAEGAKSSTLQPRQGEEQELKKETELLRQQPLRNFPLNSLPR; translated from the exons ATGGCGGAAAGTGGAattgaaatagagaaaataGAGATGTTGGATCCAGAGTCAGAGTTCCTGGCGTCGAATAGGGAGTCAGGGAacgagtgggagctgttcaagGAGAACGTGCGGCCACTGAAGAGAGGCCGCAAAGTTGAAATCTTAAACGACGCTCTCAAAGCTCAAACTGACAACCAACTCAAGAAGTCCCTCTTTGAACAACGAAG GCGGTTGATTCAAGCAATTGACGAGTATGAAGGAGATGACCCTCTGCAGCCGTGGCTCGA GTGTATCAAGTGGGTTCAGGAAGCATTCCCCCCTGGTGGGGATTTCTCGGGACTGGTTGTGATATATGAGCAATGTGTGCGTACATTTTGGCATTCAGACCGCTACAAGGATGATCTTCGTTATCTCAAAGTCTGGTTGGAATAT GCTGAAAATTGTGCGGATGCTGAAGTCATATTCAGTTTTCTAGATGCAAATGAAATTGGAAAGACACATTCTCAGTATTACATATCTTATGCTTTGTTGATGGAATCCAAGAACAAAGTGAAAGCTGCCAATGAAATATTAAATCTTGGGATATCAAG GAATGCTCAGCCCACAGAAAAATTGAATGATGCATTTAGGAAATTTCTTGCACGCTCAATGAGAAGACCACCAAAAGCTCCAGAG GAGGATTCAGCTGAGAAACGCTTACCCACCCGAAGCTTTGGAACTGTCCTTGCCAAGGGAGAGAATC GTCTGCAGACAAGTGAGAGCTCTGGTTTGTTGAAAAAGAACGTGAAGCTAGATAG GGGTCGTGTTCCACTTAGCATTTATAAAGAAGACTCAGATTCCCTTGACCAATCAGAAGTGTCAAAGAAAGACGTGAATTCTTGGCACACCCTTGGACCTAGAGCAGagagaaataaagaaaatagtGCAATCCCTTCCAAGTGGACATCATATAAG GTTCGTCAAAGACCTGTGCCTAGAATTGGAGGAGCAGCTGCTACTAGTGCCTGCATTGAGATTTTTGTTGATGAAGAATGTGAAGA AACACATAGAATGAATGCCGAGGGTGCCAAATCTTCAACCTTGCAGCCTAGACAGGGTGAAGAGCAAGAGCTCAAGAA GGAAACAGAGTTGTTGAGACAGCAACCATTACGCAATTTCCCTCTAAATAGTCTTCCCAGATGA
- the LOC112178648 gene encoding calvin cycle protein CP12-3, chloroplastic: MACLSSPSLSTLRFSNDLTSAAPVSFARSGLAVRVTNPGGQRKAMRVMAVAKFKGTQMREKRLTEMIEKKVLEAKQVCGEGDPITDECKVAWDEVEEVSQAKADLRLKMKDSDPLESFCQDNPETDECRIYED, translated from the coding sequence ATGGCGTGCTTATCATCTCCATCACTTTCGACCCTGCGCTTCTCTAACGATCTAACGTCGGCGGCGCCGGTGTCCTTTGCGAGATCGGGCCTGGCGGTTCGGGTTACGAATCCGGGTGGGCAGAGGAAGGCGATGAGAGTGATGGCGGTGGCCAAGTTCAAGGGGACGCAGATGAGGGAGAAGCGGCTGACGGAGATGATCGAGAAGAAGGTTCTGGAAGCCAAGCAGGTGTGCGGCGAGGGAGATCCGATCACGGACGAGTGCAAGGTGGCGTGGGACGAGGTGGAGGAGGTGAGTCAAGCCAAGGCCGATCTCAGGCTCAAAATGAAGGACAGTGATCCTCTCGAGTCGTTTTGCCAGGACAATCCTGAGACGGACGAGTGCCGAATCTACGAGGACTGA